The Cottoperca gobio unplaced genomic scaffold, fCotGob3.1 fCotGob3_237arrow_ctg1, whole genome shotgun sequence genomic interval gtgaaaaatgtatttgagttcTGACTTTTGGAACTCAAATAAACTTTTCTCATGAGGCCCTAATCCTCTTCCAGTGAAGGATGGGCACGTGTGCTTTATTTCTTCAACGATGATCCAATTGTTGTCAATGAATTTTCAGTCAGTTGATtcacaaactaaatgttttaacaCTTAGAGAAACTTCACAGCGACGGTACCTGAAGAAAGGATGTTTCCACTTGATGCGCCGTTAGCGTCTTTGCTCGCCTTCGGCATCCCACGTTTGATGATCTCAATAGCGTCGCGCTCAGCtctgaaacacactcacattagaaacaatcaaacaaatacacactatCAGTGAGTCTGCAGCACGTGGACTCACTCCGACTGAGCTGCTGGTGTGTCGTCTCTGTTGTGAGGTTTGGCCTTCATGGCGTCGGCACATTGTGTGATCAGACACTGCCACCTGCATGAACAGAGGTGACACAGCAGGATGAGATACAGGAAACAGATGCACCCTGCGTTACAATACCCATACTGTCTAAGAAGTGTGGCAGAACAAGATTTAGTGTGTCCCAACGCGTAGCATGTCAAACGCAGAATGCCAAAAATACagagagggtcaaagttcaaggcgcCATGTTAGGGCGAAGTAGTTTGTCCcaaatgtactgtatgcttACAGCATGCAACAGTACATGCTTTGTGAGGGCAGCTGCACTAAgtgctaaaagaaaaaagaaagagaagtccacttattacttacttttatatatatatatatatatatatatatatatatatatatatatatatatatataaaaatataatataaatgaataaataaatccttCCGGAGAGTTTCTAAGACGCCGTTTTGGTCCAGCTCAGAACAGTTGCTCCTTTCatgaaataaatctaatttatttcccctcttttgtttttttatataagaaataaagatggtgggggggggggactcacGCTCTCTGATCGAACACCGTCTGAGCCATCAGCTCGTAGATCTGAGCCCCGTTCTCCGACATGGACAGCACGAAGAAGGATTTGTTTTCTGACGAGGACACGAGTGATGCATTACAACAACGATAACATGCATTACAGTTAAATAttctataaataaactttatttacacagaacttttcatacaagagatgcagctttacaatgtaaaacatttaaacaaggACAAACTGTAGAaaagaatataataattaattaaatacatcTGTTGTCCCGTGCagaacaaaatgcaaaacacataaATGTAGTTCTCACCAGTCGCCACGGGACGGACCAACACAGTGTTGAGCTTGATGATGGGGCTGAAGATGTGTTTGGCGTCGGCGGCGCTGGCCGGATTCTTGCCGTGGAACTTGAGGACGAGACGCTCGTCCTGTTTCTGCAGCAGCACCAGGATGTCCTCCAGCAGGATTGTGTACAGCTCTAAGAGGAACACACTGGATATTAAACTGGGTAACTCCTCCCCATAGACCGGCCCCTTGGACTTATTTCACCCGTCTGCAGCCAGAAATACTGTTTAACGATTCAATCATTGTGTGCAATAATTCACTTGTGCAATGATAGTTCAACTGCACAATACTCTGGTTTACTTTGGTATTAATGCTgcatttatactgtacattatcTATAATATTCCTTCTTTTTAACACACTTAATCTTAGACTTTATaatttacattgtaatataaatatttctccagatttattatttctatttttccaaatgtatttatgttatatattgttgtataatgcacatatttttacatgtacatttttatttattataatatataaagtatcaataaagtatttcatATGTGCAATAATTTGtccatttttactttatttacgtatctattatacttttatatttccTCTCGCTGTCCCTTTGCTGCAATAAAGCAATATCTGATCTTATTCTGATAAATTAATCTGTACATCCTCTTTattcacacacacgtgtgtatgtaccaattgttttgtctttgttgacCTTCCAGGAGAGCGGTCCCTCGTGCACCATCTTCCTCTTGGTCAGGTCCAGATTCTGCAGAAACAAACTTCATTTATAACCTCGACAGCTTCCACGTGACATTGTTCAGCGACTGTAACACGCATGTTCAGAGGATCCCTACCCTGAGCTCCAGGATCATTGGGTTCTCACTCTGTTTGAGGGACGAGAGGTCCAACCTCCTCTGATACTCCTCCAGCCTCTGGTGAGACGCAAAGCAGCTCGTTACACATAACAACTTCATATGTTCGCCCACGACCAGACGACACCAACTGTCACGATGTCAACAGGAATTATTGTTGACGAGAAATAAAAACGTACTCGCAGTAACTCACTTAGAGTGAAGTTAACACTGAACTAGTTAACTAGTTAACAAATGCACTGAaagttaatataaatatgatgAAACTATGCATTTAAGGTTATTCTAACGTGTGCACctgtttgttttcagcctctttgACAGCCTGGTTCACGTGGTTGAGGATCTTTTTGCAACATTCGCCGGCTTTCttcaccttttctctctcttcaccgTCTCCTGTGAGGAGATGAACAATCACAGCCAAGAGCTGCTTAATGTACAATCAAAACGAAGACGTTGAAAAGGTCCGGCGGTCCTGCTGACACCTGTGCAGTGTGTACCTGTGTACTTGGCGATATTGTCCAGTAGGAGTGGGTATTTGGTGACTCTCTGCATTTCTACAGGAATGATGTCTTTAAGCTGCAGCCGGCGACACAGACGGTTACTCTCAGCGTCCTGAAGATTTAATCAtgaaaactttaaatataaagcaccTTTAAAGACAGTTTACTAAATGCTTTGACAGACAAAGTGAATATCCAGAAGGAAATATAGCAAGAGAAGGCCGAACAAGAGAAgatgaatgaaaacaattaaaaaacatgttttaaaaataatctaCATAAAAACTGTGATAATGTATGATacaataaatagatataataatTAAGGCTTGTTATCTTaaatttagaataaaaaaataaaaacattctcattagacaatttatttgtatattaattgGTCTTTCTTGACAttcttttatttgaattattattattatttatttttttatctttgtcaatttctttatttttctctttttaaatacacttatttttactaattattttatataaatggaAATCCTCATTGACaatatactttataatatatattatataaaaaaataaataaagaattcaaACAACTATGAAAAGAGAAGATTTAATCAAATAAgtcaatataaatacatataaataaataaatataaataaatataaataaataaatataaataaatataaataaataaatataaataaatataaataaatataaataaatataaaaaattcaaaataaataaaattcaaaaaataaaaaacaataaaaaacaatcaaattcatataaataaataaaaatgaatattaataaatatgaatgtgttTCCTGTATTTGTTCTGTTGCTGCTGACCTGCATGAACAGAGTGAACCTCTGGTCTTTCTTCTGCCGGCTCTTGATGAGCTCCAGTGCAGACGGCTGGTTGCTGCAGAACGTTCCCACGGCTCGTTTgatcttctcctcttcctccccgcTGAActgccaaaacaaacacaacaattaaCAGCAActtaaaatcaaattaaaattaaCAACAGCAAGTTTCTTACTGCAGCTGAAGTTTTCACACAGAGCGGTTtaagtctctaagagtacaatgggagccagagccttcagctatcaagctcctctccagtggaaccagcttccagtttgtgttcgggaggcagacacaccctccacatttaagagcaggctaaagactttcctttttgataaagcttatagttagggctggctcaggcttgccttggatcagcccctagttatgctgctataggcttagactgccgggggacacctccctgctctccttctcttcctccctcctcccctccctctcttcttctccctctctatctgtatgcatttatgtaaatgtagggtgtaaggacagagggtgtaaggacagagggtctaaggacagagggtctaaagacagaggatgtcgtaacctgtacagtctctaaagcacactgagacaaatgtataatttgtgatagtgggttatataaatacatttgatttgattgataaaCTACCCCAATGATATTATTTTCAAGATATATCTTAAGCGATCATCCTGCCCTCATCTCTTTACCTCCTAAAAAAGATTTAAACTTCttgaattgatttttatttggattattCCACAAATTCACCCGACACAAaactttcctctcctctgtcggAGATTGTTTGTAAGTTACACAGAagtacattatttaaatacattatacatataaaacattataaacattacattatataaatacTCTCCGGAAACGGAGAATTGTCGATGCTGTTTGTCGTTAATGAAACTAAAAACGTCCTCCATGTTGTCTTCATACATTCAGGGTAACGTACATTTGCTCAGCTCTACATGCATCTGTTTGTAAACAGGAAGCTGTTAATGTTAATCCTCCTGCAGGAGCTGAAACTGCTCTTACCCACGCCAGCAGATCATCTGCGATCGGACCGATGGCCGACGTCTCGCTCCTCTTCCTGATCGCCGTCATTTGTTCCGTTACAGAAACTGTGAAGAAAGTTTAATGTCGGTTTATCACAATTTGGATAACTGCTCTTCGTGTTTTGCCTTTCATTTTCTAACGACGCGCTCGTCCCCGTGTGGCTCGCAGGGCGTGTGAGTGTTACCGTGCAGCTGAATGATCTCCTCCAGGTTAATGAAGATGTGTTTGATGTCCTCGGGGGGGAGGATCCCGTCTCTGTTCAGCCTCTGGTGGAAAACACAGTCCAACACCTTCAGCATCCGCAGGTGTGCACGCTCCGTGTAGAACAGCTCTGAGGGACGACAAGAAACAGAATAAGATTCCATCACCTTCACGTCGCTGCTGTGAAGCGTCAGAGACTCACCGTTGATGACTTCCTGCCGTTTGATCTCCTGCGGCGTTAAAGTGGCCAGGACGCCTCGGCTGACCAGACTCTGCCAGTTCAGCGGGTTTTCCTCACACTCCATCTCGCCTCCCTGGTCGTCTTCACTCTGGATGTCGGCTGAACTCTGCACCTCCATCCTACAGGCGAGGATATTATGTCTCATAATCTGTATTTATTGCACCAAACTGTCCAAAAAGTGgtttaaaaaagtcataatacgttttattataacttaaatgACAAAATCCTTAATGTAGAGAAGAAACGATTCATTCATCTGCAACTACTTGatatttaattaatcattttttaaGATAATATGCCAGTTCctgcttctttttttgacttatgtgataataaactgaatatctttatgtTTTGAACTGTTGACCGGACAATACAAGCAATTTGTATAAACTATCGGGCGTTTATCATTTTCGgatattttatagactaaaagGATCAAAAATAATCATCAATAATGAGAATGATCGTTAGTTTCAGCTTCACCTTTAATGTCCTCCTTTGTGAAAACTGAATATGTCtttagagaatatatatatatattattattataacatagaCACAGTTGAAAGTATTCTAGAGAACGTCCTCTCACTGTGAACACCTGCAGTtgtcctgctcttcctcctgtAGCTGCTCCAGGTTTGAGGGGCTGAAGTCGAACTGAGTGCTGGTCGGACTGGAGACGGCGTCCTGATGGTCTCCGGGCTGCAGAGCTTCGCCCGCTCTGGGCTGGACGCAGAGCGGAGACACGTCTGTGGAGTAAAGAGGAGAGCGGCACGACGCCATGAGTCCACGCACATGACTGTTCATTTCTCAAAAGAACTGTTTTTATTCTTGCGCCTTCAACATATATGGTGTTGCTATAGAGCAGCGACGCTGCTCCTCGTGCATCTGCACTAAAAGTATTTTAACTTCTATTTCAAGAACGTGTTCGTAAGTTGCTCTAATGCTTCCTGATATCCCAAAGTCAGGAAGTGTTTGTCTTCTCTATCAGGTCACTAACAAACAAAGTATCCCTATAATCCTCCCAAAGTTACTTGTTCTTTATCCTTTTCTGCACATTTTAatgatgtaacattttaaatccctGAGTGAGGCGAGGAAGAGAATGATCTGTATCGTACTGCAGTCGGAGTCTTGTCCGCTGGTATCTGAGGCCTGACCGGTGGGCGAGCTGAGCGTCGGGGAGGTGGTGGAAGGAGAAGATTGCGCGCCGGCGTCCGATCCCTCGCCGAGCTGATTCCCACGGGTCCGTCCAGAATTGGAGGCAGAAGAGTCGGACTGCTCGGGGATGACGGAGGCGGGCTGAGAGAGCGGCTTTGGCGAGCGCTGCTTGTTCATCTCCACGGCCTTACCGActgcacgcaaacacacacacgggtcgggaaagaaaacataaaaatgataTACACAAATCTTTTCCACCTTTAGTGAcgtttaaacatatttttaaagtattttatgtgCTTGTAGGACAAATAACCGTAACTAGAGGGTTAatattctgagattaaagtcttATATTTAGAAGAATAacacttttatatttacaagaaacttgaatattctccgAGATTATAAAATCATGAATTAGTGAGAAAAACGTGGAAATTCTCAGAGATGAAAATCACAGATTTACAAGGAAAGATCTCGCCCGTAGATGTAACCAGAGATCTTCAGggttgtttctcttcatttacgactttaatctttaattctGAGTGTTTTCTTGGAACGTTAAAAGGACGTCCCATGGACTCAATAGTCGTATCTCTAGcgcaggggggtcaaactcatgttagttcaggggccacatgcagcacaatgtgagctcaggtgggccggaccagtaacatcacagcatgataacctgtaaataacaacaactccacatgttcccttcgtttcgTGCAAGaaagttcattctgaaaatgttcaaactttatctttttacaaaaggACCCTCTGGCGGACCGGTTTTGGCCctcgggccgcatgtttgacacccctgctctagagtaTAAAACAATCCTTCTCACCTGACGTGGAGTCCACTCTGCTCAGACGCCGCGGCGGACCGAGGATGTTGTGAAAGCGAGGcttcttcaccttctcctctgcctccttctcAGGCTTCATGCTCTTCTGCTCGTTTAACAACAGAAGACAACGCTCATTAAAAGcctccacctgtgtgtgtgtgtggccatgaCGAGAATCAAACGTGTTTGCGAACCTTGATCTTGGGCAGGAAGTTGATGCGTGCTCGTTTATGCTCGAGGCCTCGCGGCTCCTTCACCTTCACCCCGAGGTGCTTCATGTAGGTGAGGATCACGTACTGCATGGTTTGGCTGCAACATGACGGAcaataaagcagaaatatttACAAATCTACTATCACCAAATGTTTCACCTACATGAGACGCTagcagacattttaattatCGATGACTGACGATTATCTTTGGACTATAAACCCGTCAGTCCAAGATGGAGTCTTCACATCGCTTCTTGTTTCTGCTCAACAGTTAATAAAAGCTGCAAATGCAGACAGAGGCTTCAAGAAATACTCAAATGATTCATCTATAATCTAAATAGCTGCAGAATAAttcatgcaaaaagaaatgtagtGACAGTTAAAATAAGCACTGGGAAGactcttatttatttaagtacatttaaggGCATTTATTGCATTATGCATATTACGCTTTATTTCTGCTTTCCTGATCTGCCGTTAAtttggtatttttattttttaaagacaaattaatttgatattttacaaacaaacgATTCATAAAATCTTACATCCCATTTTttgtttaagacattttaatattaataacgtTCAATACCATATAAGACTTTTAAAGGATCGTCTGGAACCCTGTTCTAaagtttaacaataaaatactgGGAAAGAAACTAAAAACTTCTTCTGTCCTGCAGAATGATATCAGATGATATCAAATCTTCTCaccacttctcctcctctgtgttctgTGTCGTCAGCCTGCAACAGGAAACTCcaggtgagcacacacacatattaataagGAAGATATGAGCTGCATATACtcgttctgtgtgtgtgtgtgtgtgtgtgtgtgtgtgctcacaggACGTCCTCTATCTTGGAGAGGATGTGTTCAGCACAGGAGCATTCCTTCTCCAGCGCCTGTTGGTCTTTTCCTCCCTCTGAGTCCAGCTTGCACAGCTCGTCTTCGGCCAGAGTCAGACCCATGCTGCGcttctgtctgcacacacataaataccTTCTTACAACCGGGTGGtagcagtacttttacttagtatactacttttacttagtaTACTACATTTACTTAGTATACTACATTTACTTAGTATACTACATTTACTTAgtatactacttttacttagtaTACTACATTTTACTGAGGATAagttttgcattaaaatgtttagaTCTATTTCAAACCTACAGAAATgtctcattttcattttaacgGTCCGTTTtgtcccctttgagcagcgtctgCTAGAAGCTTCATTTTtaagttttaagacacttttttaCCAAACACTTTATGGATTTTGGTCGTTTTCAACTATACAAGAATATGAATCCTTCCTCCACTATTCGAAGAGTTTTACAGTTTTGTGACTTTTACCTGAAGTCCTCCAGGTTCTTGTGCAGATCTGGTAGGAGTGTGTCCTGTAGCAGCTGCGTGTACTGTTTGCAGAGCTCCTCTGGGATCAACTCCAGCCTCCgcttctctgcacacacacacacacacacacacacacacacacacacacacacacacacacacacacacacacacacacacacacacacacacacacacacacacacacacacacacacacacacacacacacacacacacacacacacacacacacacacacacacacacacacacacagaaatgtttaaTCGCAATTCGAAATAAGGAAATGAGATAATAGTAATCCTctacatatatatgcatgtgcatgtctgtctttgtgaagcactttggtactttatgaatgaaataaacttaaaaacatTAAGTAGTTAAAGTCAGTTTCAGTCAATGAATGTATGCAACTCTGCTTGTTGATCCCACTTTTTGAAGTTTAGTgaaatatgatatttttatGGACTTTTAAATTCGTTAATTGAAGAAATCTGCAAaacattttagtgtctttcCATCATTTACCCAATTCAGCTGCAACTGCATCTGGCACTGGTACTTTGAGATTCTGAGAAAGACAACCGGGAAAAGATGGAGAGCGTCAGAAATCtaagaaaatataaattgaCTGGAAGAACAGAGAAGAACTTACTGCTGTTCGATCCATAAAGAGGGAGTGGAACTCCATGAAGAAGCGTCGGCTTTCTTTGGAGCTGGTTTGCTTGTGCATGTCAGCGTAGAGATAACAGAGCTACAGAGGGAAGAGGACAGAAAGAGCATCATCTCATCAGGAACCTTTTTCAGACCCGTGAAGGCGTTCCACAAGGATCGATCCTCGGCCCgcttttatttaatcttatcttttgtttttctttatttcttatgACAACATTGTCTATGTCGAGGTCTGTGCTGCAAACCACGACGTTTAATCTAAAGGAAATCAAACCGAATGCAAAAGGAAcataatacagaaataaatgcatagatgaaaaacatatatataaaaaatttaaaaatgaattaaagataaataaattatatgggaaattaaatataaaaaaggtaaataaataaagaagcaaattaaaacagaaatatcaaattatgtgacattatttaaataattaatgttttttttgggacatttaatggcatatttatatatcaagtaatttattttatgttatttttatttggacAGCTTCCGACAATTCATTGTCTACCtgttaaagaatatataatgtaatatataaataacatacagCGCAATATGTGATATTTGTCATATTGGTATAAACCCACAGAGTAATATAATACCTtagtctgcgtgtgtgtgtgtgtgtgtgtgtgtgtgtgtgtttctgtgtctgtgtctgtgtgtgtgtgtgtttctgtgtctgtgtctgtgtgtgtgtgtgtgtgtctgtgtgcatataTACCAAAGGCACAGGGTCAAACTGCGAGACAACATGATGGAGGAAGACTGCGAGGTGAGCCGGCCGACACTTCAGCGAGTCTACACTCTGGAAACAGCTGCAGAGTCCATTAATCTTTAAAGACATCAAAACCACAAACTGctgaaaacatggaaacatgaaaacatgaaaatatgaaatcatgaaaacatggaaacatgaaaacatgaaaacatggaaacatgaaaatataaaatcatggaaacatggaaacatggaaacatggagCTCTGCTTCTTGTTTCACATTCAAAGGTTCATATAGATGCAGAAAACGAGACAAAGTAGTTGCTTAGAAACCTTTCTTTAGGTACCTGCTCTTGCTGAGAGTCAAAGTAGTCGTCTTCTGCTCCGATGATCTGGAGGTGGGGGAGGTAGGGAGggtttcccacaatgcactgagCCCTGGAGTCCTGGGTGATGTATTAACATGATGATATACAGTTGTACATTAACAGGCAGGATATGTTCAGCCTTGTTTGTAGGCAGGACGAGTCAGATAACATCCttacaacgtgtgtgtgtgtgtgtgtgtgtgtgtgtgtgtgtgtgtgtgtgtgtgtgtgtgtgtgtgtgtgtattactgtgtcAGGGGTGTCGTCCGTGTCGCAGAAGTTGAGGCCGTCCCGCCGGCTGATGTCCGGGCTCTGACAGGGCGTCTCTCTTTTGCCCGGACCCTCAGTGGGGGGGCTGCTGTGCgtctaatacacacacacacacacacacacagaaacacatgcacattaatacactcacagaaacacacactcttacactaAATTGATTGTTTAGTCTGCTGCTGAATACTGGGAAATCCCCAGAGATTGGAACGCAGGACCATTTCATTCCTATTTTTAGAAGTTGTGATAAAAAAGGGAGGAAGTGATTACAAAGGAGTCTGAgtcagcagggggggggggggttcatgaGATCACGGGATCTCTTACAGTAAAGTATTATTAACAACGTTCCTCTTTCAACAGCAGCAACTGATCCATGGCTGATGTCTTCCACAAACCTCACACAGAACGGAAATGATTCATTGATTGTTCCCTGAGCCGaaggacacattttaaaattttaaatacccaaagatatgaaatatacaaatgatataaagcagaaaacagaaacCAGTGAAttctttgcatttttgtttgataaatggcctaaataattaattgattatcaactATGCAGTCAaagatataaataatgtatctaaatatgtttatttatctcCTCAAATGGATATTTATTTCTTGCttcttatattttgttattataatatattatattattctataaatctttttatatttactatttaatgtttttctttaccaGCAAAAGTGTTTCACACGATTGTTCTTGTATAAAAAACTGCATATTTGGAATTTATGCTCGATAAATTACTTAAACAAATAatttacaattaattaattgtaaattatttgtttacaaaccaacaaaaatatatataatacatatacatatatttatttatcttctttaaCAGATATTTCTTATTGCttcttatattttgttattatatttaatgattttattctatttatcttttaatatttactatttaatgcttttctttcaCACGATTGTTCTTGTATAAACATTTTCAATCTTAAATCAtgagaaaataaactatttgGCATTTATGCTcgataaattactttaaaataattaattaccaAATCTGCAGTcagttaatttttttgtttatcaatcaacaaaaaaatatataaaatgcatataaatataaacatatttattcatctttttttaatggatatttttaattgcttcatatattttgttattttattatatattattctatatatctttttatatttactatttagtaaaagtattttaaattattGTACGGGCTTGTATAAATTAAATCATGAGAAGAAAAACTGCATATACTAATAAATTacttaaataatgaattattaaatcTGCAGTTCATTCATCAACTCACATTATTCTACAAATCATTTACCAACAACTGCCTTCACATGACAAAGTATTCACAGAGTGCTTCTGGGTAATGTGGTTCCCCACACGCTGTGCTGTGATCTGTCATTATACCCACAGAGTTATTGTTGGTCGGGGGTCCGTCGGTGCGGCTGTCAGCCCGCGAGGACGGGGTGTGTTCCCTGAGAGGAGGCCCACCGTGCCCCCCCTCAGCCTCACCATTCCTGGATGCTGCGGCTCcatcctgaaacacacacgtacacattattaataaaggTTCCAGACTAAAGAGCctgctgccttttattaaagaaaatttATTGTGAATTTCTTACACAGCATTGTAACTTCTATTCTTGTAttatatacttattttaacttgtttttatttctaatttctttttaaatttctttgtaaatttctttttaaatttcttttaatttctttttaaatttcttttaatttctttttaaatttctttaaatttctttttaaatttctttaaatttttttgtaaatttctttgtaaatttctttaaatttctttttaaatttctttaaatttctttaaatttctttttaaaattttTAAAATTGCGttgctttttaatgattttaaagTTTTTGCATGTGGCGTAAAAAAATCGTAAAACAACTTATTTCACGATGGCATGTTTTctgttaattaaataaacaaatagtctacatgaaataaccacatggtaaagcctgttttttttatactatatatatatatatttatatttaaaaaaaactttaatgcaaaatgaacataacaGTTTCAACTGAAATtatagagaaaaaataaataaaaataagcctAGCCTGTCCGCAGtagaaacaatataaaaatatatacaaaatacatttttatattgtttttatataaaatatatgatgTTTCCAGGCGTAAAATTGCCGTTTA includes:
- the LOC115004999 gene encoding rho guanine nucleotide exchange factor 12-like isoform X2, whose product is MSGTQSTLTDRTPSILNKEPADKKPKNDKSSVSLKQEFDPTGLVQRCVIIQRDENGFGLTVSGDNPVFVQLVKEDGAAMRAGVQTGDRIIKVNGTLVTHSNHIEVVKLIKSGSYVALTVLGRPPGLPNLSLGEDEKEEGAEVSPPSAPSAPRSPALPGGEHIPSSMPEGGENKTTHSQKADLLQKMLTKEQQDLQAKEEEYSRNPRPKLLKEVQEVKKHVSLLQERLSKAALQDGAAASRNGEAEGGHGGPPLREHTPSSRADSRTDGPPTNNNSTHSSPPTEGPGKRETPCQSPDISRRDGLNFCDTDDTPDTDSRAQCIVGNPPYLPHLQIIGAEDDYFDSQQEQINGLCSCFQSVDSLKCRPAHLAVFLHHVVSQFDPVPLLCYLYADMHKQTSSKESRRFFMEFHSLFMDRTANLKVPVPDAVAAELEKRRLELIPEELCKQYTQLLQDTLLPDLHKNLEDFRQKRSMGLTLAEDELCKLDSEGGKDQQALEKECSCAEHILSKIEDVLLTTQNTEEEKCQTMQYVILTYMKHLGVKVKEPRGLEHKRARINFLPKIKKSMKPEKEAEEKVKKPRFHNILGPPRRLSRVDSTSVGKAVEMNKQRSPKPLSQPASVIPEQSDSSASNSGRTRGNQLGEGSDAGAQSSPSTTSPTLSSPTGQASDTSGQDSDCNVSPLCVQPRAGEALQPGDHQDAVSSPTSTQFDFSPSNLEQLQEEEQDNCRMEVQSSADIQSEDDQGGEMECEENPLNWQSLVSRGVLATLTPQEIKRQEVINELFYTERAHLRMLKVLDCVFHQRLNRDGILPPEDIKHIFINLEEIIQLHVSVTEQMTAIRKRSETSAIGPIADDLLAWFSGEEEEKIKRAVGTFCSNQPSALELIKSRQKKDQRFTLFMQDAESNRLCRRLQLKDIIPVEMQRVTKYPLLLDNIAKYTGDGEEREKVKKAGECCKKILNHVNQAVKEAENKQRLEEYQRRLDLSSLKQSENPMILELRNLDLTKRKMVHEGPLSWKVNKDKTIELYTILLEDILVLLQKQDERLVLKFHGKNPASAADAKHIFSPIIKLNTVLVRPVATENKSFFVLSMSENGAQIYELMAQTVFDQRAWQCLITQCADAMKAKPHNRDDTPAAQSEAERDAIEIIKRGMPKASKDANGASSGNILSSDKDAASSPDIQAAPSMNPFDGMKSEDEEEELTVADGREEEEEDEEEVDEAELEAFLDGHLADGLPFLQDESHQGVAAENQEPNAFGVPSSKGEDALRTLAMLKQALFNHMVSREADEEKEESEQLSASLPGSPEGPADSRASLGSQRENLQLPSAHTELSETPERNGDGGFVVLDFGGGPEESSTDDDGGVGGDVGIDMRKLLSSSSQAAGGGGPDLSRQLMTHMRLLQADLQYLKEVEVKYNELRQTHSDAAADSDENIAVFH